A window of the Arachis duranensis cultivar V14167 chromosome 5, aradu.V14167.gnm2.J7QH, whole genome shotgun sequence genome harbors these coding sequences:
- the LOC107488471 gene encoding cytochrome P450 76T24, which yields MDAVTSNYYYYALVFLLTCIIIHVLTSLINGRSNHKLPPGPYPRPIVGNLFQLGENPHRSLSNLAKIHGPIMTLKLGQVTTIIISSPEMAKEVLQTHDHSLSDRPIPQSLTVLDHAYYGIGFLPNSSPLWRYLRRICNNQLFTNKALDASKFLRQKKLKELVNDVYHSSQTGEAIDIGKAAFKTGINFLSNTIFSIDFAQSINDAGDYKDIVVSILKATGSPNLADFFPLLRFLDPQGIKRSYGICIRKLFVLFDKLIEERLKMREGVNYATNNDMLDALLDISQEEDSKVMDKQQIKHLLHDLFVAGTDTTSYSLEWAMAELIHNPDIMSKAKKEVEEAVGIGNPVTESDIATLPYLQAIIKETLRLHPPAPLLLPRKAKVSVELINGYTIPKGANIMINVFAIGRHQETWENPTLFSPDRFMGTNVDVKGKDFQLTPFGSGRRICPGLPLAMRMLHLMLGTLINTFDWKLENGMKPKEMNMEDVIGGNALRKKDPLRVIPVKIIN from the exons ATGGATGCAGTGActtctaattattattattatgctttagtttttcttttaacaTGCATTATAATCCATGTTTTAACTTCACTCATCAATGGAAGATCAAACCATAAACTTCCACCAGGTCCTTACCCTCGTCCCATAGTTGGAAACCTCTTTCAATTGGGTGAAAATCCTCACCGTTCGTTGAGCAACCTTGCAAAGATTCATGGCCCAATAATGACCTTAAAGCTTGGCCAAGTAACAACCATAATAATCTCTTCACCGGAAATGGCCAAAGAGGTTCTCCAAACCCATGATCATTCACTTTCTGATCGTCCCATTCCCCAATCCTTAACCGTCCTGGATCATGCTTATTATGGCATAGGGTTCTTACCCAATTCATCACCTCTCTGGAGATACTTGAGAAGAATATGCAACAATCAACTCTTCACAAACAAGGCTCTAGATGCAAGCAAATTCTTAAGGCAAAAGAAACTTAAAGAACTTGTCAATGATGTCTATCATAGTAGCCAAACCGGTGAAGCAATAGATATTGGTAAAGCGGCTTTCAAAACCGGGATTAACTTTTtatcaaacactattttctCCATAGATTTCGCTCAATCTATAAATGATGCCGGAGATTACAAAGATATAGTGGTGAGTATCTTGAAAGCTACCGGGTCACCAAATTTGGCTGATTTTTTTCCGTTGTTGAGGTTTCTTGACCCACAAGGCATCAAAAGGAGCTATGGAATTTGCATTAGGAAGTTGTTTGTTCTCTTTGACAAGTTGATTGAGGAAAGGTTGAAGATGCGAGAAGGGGTGAATTATGCAACCAACAATGACATGTTGGATGCTTTGCTTGACATCTCCCAAGAAGAGGATAGCAAAGTCATGGACAAACAACAGATTAAACACTTACTCCAT GATTTATTTGTTGCCGGAACCGATACAACTTCATATTCATTAGAATGGGCAATGGCTGAGTTAATTCATAATCCAGATATTATGTCAAAGGCCaaaaaagaagttgaagaagctgTTGGAATTGGAAACCCAGTAACAGAATCAGACATTGCAACACTCCCTTACTTGCaagcaataataaaagaaaCCCTACGCTTGCACCCACCAGCACCACTCTTGCTTCCTAGAAAAGCTAAGGTTTCTGTGGAACTCATCAATGGCTACACCATTCCAAAGGGTGCAAACATCATGATCAATGTGTTTGCCATTGGTAGGCATCAAGAAACTTGGGAAAATCCAACTCTGTTTTCACCAGACAGGTTTATGGGAACAAATGTTGATGTTAAGGGAAAGGATTTTCAGCTGACACCATTTGGAAGTGGTAGAAGAATTTGTCCCGGGTTGCCATTGGCTATGAGGATGTTGCATTTGATGTTGGGAACTTTGATTAATACTTTTGATTGGAAGCTTGAAAATGGTATGAAACCTAAAGAAATGAACATGGAGGATGTTATTGGAGGAAATGCTCTTAGAAAGAAAGATCCATTGAGAGTTATTCCagtcaaaattattaattaa